Proteins from one Actinomycetota bacterium genomic window:
- a CDS encoding methylmalonyl-CoA mutase family protein, with amino-acid sequence MTDAEFEREQERWREVYHAAPERDADFETLSGEPLQPLYTPADVKDLDYERDLGYPGQYPFTRGVYPSMYRGRLWTMRQFAGFGTPEETNRRYKFLLAQGQGGLSVAFDMPTLMGRDSDDPRSEGEVGRCGVATDSLADFEALFDGIPLGETTTSMTISGPATILFAFFLAAAEKQGVPWKTLDGTLQTDILKEYIAQKEWIFPPRPHLRLIGDLIEFCANEVPKFHPISVSGYHIREAGSTAAQELAFTLADGFSYVELGRDRGLDVDRFSQGLSFFFNAHMDFFEEIAKYRAARRIWARWLRERYGAQQDESLRLRFHTQTAGVSLTAQQPENNIVRTAIEALAAVLGGTQSLHTNALDEVLALPTEKAAQIALRTQQIIAHETGVANVIDPLGGSYLVEALTDRMEELAEEYFAKIDQMGRGSMLEGMLVGIERGYFQGEIADAAFREQSLYEKGRMVKVGVNEFVDPNDEPIDTLIIGPETEGRQIATVRRTREGRDGEAATEALARLKSGAASDDNLIPLLVDCARAYCTEGEIVDALRQVFGEYTETPRF; translated from the coding sequence ATGACGGACGCCGAGTTCGAACGCGAGCAGGAGCGGTGGCGGGAGGTGTATCACGCCGCCCCGGAGCGGGACGCGGACTTCGAGACGCTGTCGGGTGAGCCGCTGCAGCCGCTGTACACCCCGGCGGACGTCAAGGACCTCGACTACGAACGCGACCTCGGCTACCCGGGGCAGTACCCGTTCACCCGAGGCGTGTACCCCTCCATGTACCGGGGCCGGCTGTGGACCATGCGGCAGTTCGCCGGGTTCGGCACGCCGGAGGAGACCAACCGCCGCTACAAGTTCCTCCTGGCCCAGGGGCAGGGTGGCCTCTCCGTCGCGTTCGACATGCCCACCCTGATGGGCCGCGACTCCGACGACCCTCGCAGCGAGGGCGAGGTGGGGCGGTGCGGCGTGGCCACCGACTCCCTGGCCGATTTCGAGGCGCTGTTCGACGGCATCCCGCTCGGCGAGACCACCACGTCGATGACCATCTCCGGGCCGGCCACCATCCTGTTCGCGTTCTTCCTGGCCGCCGCGGAGAAACAGGGCGTCCCCTGGAAGACCCTCGACGGCACCCTCCAGACGGACATCCTGAAGGAGTACATCGCGCAGAAGGAGTGGATCTTCCCGCCCCGGCCGCACCTCCGCCTGATCGGCGACCTCATCGAGTTCTGCGCGAACGAGGTGCCGAAGTTCCACCCCATCTCCGTGAGCGGGTACCACATCCGCGAGGCCGGCTCGACGGCCGCGCAGGAGCTCGCGTTCACGCTGGCCGACGGGTTCTCCTACGTCGAGCTGGGCCGGGACCGGGGCCTCGACGTCGACCGGTTCTCGCAGGGCCTGTCGTTCTTCTTCAACGCGCACATGGACTTCTTCGAGGAGATCGCGAAGTACCGGGCGGCCCGGCGGATCTGGGCCCGGTGGCTCCGGGAGCGGTACGGCGCTCAACAGGACGAGTCGCTGCGGCTGCGGTTCCACACGCAGACCGCCGGCGTCTCGCTGACCGCGCAGCAGCCGGAGAACAACATCGTGCGAACGGCCATCGAGGCGCTGGCGGCGGTCCTGGGCGGCACGCAGTCGCTGCACACGAACGCGCTCGACGAGGTGCTCGCGCTGCCCACGGAGAAGGCGGCCCAGATCGCCCTTCGGACGCAGCAGATCATCGCCCACGAGACGGGCGTGGCGAACGTGATCGATCCGCTGGGCGGCTCCTACCTCGTGGAGGCGCTGACCGACCGGATGGAGGAGCTGGCGGAGGAGTACTTCGCGAAGATCGACCAGATGGGCAGGGGGTCGATGCTGGAAGGGATGCTGGTGGGCATCGAGCGGGGCTACTTCCAGGGCGAGATCGCCGACGCCGCGTTCCGGGAGCAATCCCTGTACGAGAAGGGCCGGATGGTGAAGGTCGGGGTGAACGAGTTCGTCGACCCGAACGACGAGCCCATCGACACGCTGATCATCGGCCCGGAGACCGAAGGGCGCCAGATCGCCACGGTCAGACGGACCCGGGAAGGACGGGACGGCGAGGCCGCGACCGAAGCGCTGGCGCGGCTGAAGTCCGGGGCGGCGAGCGACGACAACCTGATCCCGCTGCTGGTGGACTGCGCCAGGGCCTACTGCACCGAAGGCGAGATCGTGGACGCGCTCCGCCAGGTGTTCGGCGAGTACACCGAGACCCCACGGTTCTGA
- a CDS encoding zinc-ribbon domain-containing protein, whose protein sequence is MQSGTCPNCGSAVQPGAEFCTVCGTRLAGLGQGAGYGWSGPAVPPAPPVPVNVPPGMTTAPTQPLPPTSASSPPAASMWPASPPAYSPFPATTGKRTSARPVAVLGAIAAAAGAFLPWIRFDFHFTAFKVPLAFLFQGEAGSTAANAGIALVVVAALGLVLSFFPAASPARRFLGLVALAVPVAFVAQLLRFDHVTVGSLFSNLGAGAYVAALGGLLLALG, encoded by the coding sequence ATGCAGTCCGGAACCTGCCCGAACTGCGGCTCGGCGGTCCAGCCCGGAGCGGAGTTCTGCACGGTCTGTGGGACCAGGCTGGCAGGGCTGGGCCAGGGCGCCGGATACGGCTGGAGCGGCCCGGCGGTCCCGCCCGCGCCACCCGTCCCCGTGAACGTCCCGCCGGGCATGACGACGGCGCCGACCCAGCCCCTGCCGCCCACCTCCGCGTCCTCGCCGCCGGCCGCCTCGATGTGGCCCGCCAGCCCTCCGGCCTACTCGCCCTTCCCGGCGACCACCGGCAAGCGAACCTCGGCGCGCCCGGTCGCCGTGCTGGGTGCCATCGCCGCGGCCGCCGGTGCGTTCCTGCCCTGGATCCGGTTCGACTTCCACTTCACCGCGTTCAAGGTCCCGCTGGCGTTCCTGTTCCAGGGGGAGGCCGGCAGCACCGCCGCGAACGCCGGCATCGCGCTGGTCGTGGTGGCCGCGCTCGGGCTGGTCCTGTCGTTCTTCCCGGCCGCCTCGCCCGCTCGACGGTTCCTGGGGCTGGTCGCGCTGGCCGTGCCGGTGGCGTTCGTGGCCCAGCTGCTGCGGTTCGACCACGTCACCGTGGGAAGCCTGTTCTCGAACCTGGGAGCCGGCGCGTACGTGGCCGCCCTGGGAGGCCTGCTCCTGGCGCTGGGCTGA
- a CDS encoding FHA domain-containing protein → MSAVEGDPARLLVTTPAWTREFPLDRDVMVLGRDPGSDIPVDDLEMSRRHAELRRSGAGHVIVDLQSLNGLVMGGQRVAQRALVDGDEIRIGQGVTLKYVASAAEPAGAMAWPVTPASASAAAGWYADPSGSSALRYWDGRAWTEHVAAHPAMAAPPVPPAPPAPPAVQPQGLGSSGRTARDLAFLGGAAALVLGGSLLPWLGRDGRSATSWDLPVISMFRGQPAGGPSTGIVLLVVALLAGALAAFPFLTRRSPRPGYGLLAASLAIDTGIAAVMASATVTPHLNLGAGAVVTLAGGLLLGVYSLRARSRLRAAVRAGRTP, encoded by the coding sequence ATGTCCGCAGTCGAGGGGGATCCGGCACGCCTCCTCGTCACGACGCCGGCCTGGACCCGGGAGTTCCCCCTCGATCGCGACGTCATGGTCCTGGGGCGGGACCCCGGCTCCGACATCCCTGTGGACGACCTGGAGATGTCGAGGCGCCACGCTGAGCTTCGAAGGTCCGGCGCCGGCCATGTGATCGTTGACCTCCAGAGCCTGAACGGGTTGGTCATGGGCGGCCAGCGGGTCGCGCAGCGGGCCCTCGTGGACGGCGATGAGATCCGGATCGGACAGGGCGTCACCCTCAAGTACGTGGCCTCGGCCGCCGAGCCGGCCGGGGCGATGGCATGGCCCGTCACGCCGGCGTCGGCGTCGGCGGCGGCCGGTTGGTACGCCGACCCCTCGGGTTCCTCCGCGCTCCGGTACTGGGATGGCCGAGCCTGGACGGAGCATGTTGCCGCTCACCCGGCCATGGCCGCTCCTCCCGTTCCTCCGGCTCCTCCGGCTCCTCCAGCCGTCCAGCCGCAAGGCCTCGGTTCCTCCGGCCGCACCGCGCGCGATCTCGCGTTCCTCGGTGGGGCCGCGGCGCTCGTGCTCGGGGGGAGCCTCCTGCCGTGGCTGGGGCGGGATGGCCGCTCCGCCACGAGCTGGGACCTCCCCGTCATCTCCATGTTTCGGGGGCAGCCGGCCGGGGGCCCCAGCACCGGGATCGTGCTCCTTGTGGTGGCCCTGCTGGCCGGCGCCCTCGCCGCGTTTCCCTTCCTGACGCGACGGTCGCCGCGCCCCGGCTACGGCCTCCTCGCGGCGAGTCTGGCCATCGACACGGGGATCGCCGCGGTGATGGCGTCGGCAACCGTCACGCCTCATCTCAACCTGGGCGCCGGCGCCGTCGTGACGCTTGCGGGCGGACTGCTGCTGGGGGTCTACTCGCTGCGGGCCCGCTCCCGGCTGCGCGCGGCCGTCCGAGCCGGACGGACACCGTGA
- a CDS encoding FHA domain-containing protein produces MSATGYCPQCGTPRAADYDFCGRCGFQFTGDGPPAMERLQANQPPHLLVATPAGTQEFTLDRDRLVLGREPGVDILVDDRVVSRRHAELRRSGAGYEIVDLGSMNGLVAEGRRIRQKALLDGEQIRIGDSVTLTYRASAAKPAWGRGDLSPTVMEAAPMPGPPPPPDVISAPQPALYPPVTAPQPPVYPPPVYASPNAVGPPPPTYQPPVAWGPQQGAYPPGGAYPSPGIYPPPRYGGPVLAPQAAAAAPTATGGLKVSVVPLIGGILVAVSSLLPWFASFQGGKSSNAFEVPVGYLIDPLKGQGGLKVGILVVLIGLVGALLACLPVRRAALVTLGTLATVFGGVFVVQTIRFVNAVNQGAGPGGKVSATSVIGLGAYLAVVGGVLMMIKGKARRPAAPPAPPPPPPRW; encoded by the coding sequence GTGTCAGCGACCGGCTATTGCCCGCAGTGCGGCACACCTCGAGCTGCGGACTACGACTTCTGCGGGCGCTGCGGCTTCCAGTTCACCGGCGACGGGCCCCCCGCGATGGAGCGTCTCCAGGCCAACCAGCCGCCCCATCTGCTGGTCGCCACGCCGGCGGGGACCCAGGAGTTCACCCTGGATCGTGACCGGCTGGTCCTGGGGCGGGAGCCCGGAGTGGACATCCTCGTGGACGACCGGGTCGTCTCCCGCCGCCATGCCGAGCTTCGCCGGTCCGGTGCCGGATACGAGATCGTCGACCTGGGCAGCATGAACGGGCTGGTCGCGGAGGGTCGGCGAATCCGGCAAAAGGCCCTCCTCGACGGTGAGCAGATCCGGATCGGCGACAGCGTCACCCTGACGTATCGGGCCTCGGCCGCCAAGCCGGCATGGGGCCGGGGGGACCTCAGCCCGACGGTGATGGAGGCGGCCCCGATGCCGGGGCCCCCGCCGCCGCCGGACGTGATCTCGGCGCCCCAGCCGGCTCTCTATCCGCCCGTTACGGCCCCGCAACCACCGGTCTACCCGCCGCCGGTCTACGCTTCCCCGAACGCCGTCGGCCCTCCGCCGCCCACGTACCAGCCCCCGGTCGCCTGGGGCCCCCAGCAGGGCGCGTACCCTCCGGGAGGAGCCTACCCGTCTCCAGGGATCTACCCTCCCCCCCGCTATGGGGGTCCGGTCCTCGCTCCCCAGGCCGCGGCGGCCGCTCCCACAGCCACGGGGGGCCTCAAGGTCAGCGTGGTCCCCCTCATCGGCGGCATCCTGGTGGCGGTTTCCTCGCTGCTCCCGTGGTTCGCCTCGTTCCAGGGCGGCAAGTCCTCGAACGCCTTCGAGGTCCCGGTCGGCTACCTCATCGATCCGCTCAAGGGTCAGGGCGGGCTGAAGGTGGGCATCCTCGTCGTTCTGATCGGGCTCGTCGGCGCTCTGTTGGCCTGCCTCCCGGTCCGGAGGGCCGCGCTCGTCACGCTGGGGACGTTGGCGACGGTGTTCGGCGGGGTCTTCGTGGTGCAGACCATCCGTTTCGTGAACGCCGTCAACCAGGGGGCGGGGCCGGGAGGAAAGGTCAGCGCAACCAGCGTGATCGGCCTTGGTGCGTACCTGGCCGTCGTGGGCGGAGTGCTCATGATGATCAAGGGGAAGGCGCGACGGCCTGCCGCTCCCCCCGCGCCGCCGCCCCCTCCCCCTCGCTGGTAG
- a CDS encoding alkaline phosphatase family protein translates to MLLANRLPALAGAAAPGITGTQAACALPQDVLTRIQRGYRADRCGQLMIVPRGFNYVSGGISHSTPWGYTQDIPVLWYGPGVIRAQGKVNRFVTSADIAPTVAKLAGFTDFKAPDGTVMDEAIVPGAAPKLVVVLVWDAGGRYVLNLWPRMWPNLKGLIPKGTWYENASVGSNPSNTAPIHATIGTGAFPRTHGVVDNIIRFSDGKLADPWSRGPGAMLVDTLAEQYQAAMGNKAEVGMCGTLNWHLGMLGHGTQNGGPRTLAVLKDKSEDSATSHHRWGMPQDLADFYRFPGYVNDLPPLLHYFDVADRSDGKTDGRWRGHDIAAQQGGFHTPARIPFQTAAIQKVVTQEGFGHHDKPDLLFLNYKIIDEIGHLYSASSGEMHDTIGVQDAYLASFIAFLNEQVGSGKWALLVTADHGHTAAPSVSGGIPIRESGLHSGLISRFDNDGDGVVAFPKLRPIWLNVNQQEIQANGHTLENVSDYVSGYKQGGQKVFEAAFASSILSHLACG, encoded by the coding sequence ATGCTGCTGGCGAACCGCCTGCCCGCCCTGGCCGGAGCGGCCGCCCCGGGCATCACCGGGACCCAGGCCGCCTGCGCCCTGCCCCAGGACGTCCTGACCCGCATCCAGCGGGGGTACCGGGCGGACCGGTGCGGCCAGCTCATGATCGTTCCCCGCGGCTTCAACTACGTGAGCGGCGGGATCAGCCACTCCACGCCGTGGGGCTACACGCAGGACATACCCGTGCTGTGGTACGGGCCCGGCGTCATCAGGGCCCAGGGCAAGGTGAACCGCTTCGTGACCTCGGCCGACATCGCCCCCACCGTGGCCAAGCTGGCGGGGTTCACGGACTTCAAGGCCCCCGACGGGACCGTCATGGACGAGGCCATCGTGCCGGGGGCCGCGCCGAAGCTGGTGGTCGTTCTGGTGTGGGACGCCGGCGGGCGCTACGTCCTGAACCTGTGGCCGCGCATGTGGCCCAACCTCAAGGGCCTCATCCCGAAGGGGACCTGGTACGAGAACGCATCGGTGGGTTCGAATCCCTCGAACACCGCCCCCATCCACGCCACCATCGGGACGGGAGCGTTCCCGCGGACACACGGGGTCGTCGACAACATCATCCGGTTCTCCGACGGGAAGCTGGCCGACCCATGGTCCCGCGGCCCGGGGGCCATGCTCGTCGACACCCTGGCCGAGCAGTACCAGGCGGCCATGGGGAACAAGGCCGAGGTGGGGATGTGCGGAACGCTGAACTGGCATCTCGGCATGCTCGGCCACGGCACCCAGAACGGAGGTCCGCGCACGCTGGCCGTCCTGAAGGACAAGTCGGAGGACTCCGCGACCTCGCACCATCGGTGGGGCATGCCCCAGGACCTGGCGGACTTCTATCGCTTCCCGGGATACGTGAACGACCTGCCGCCGCTGCTGCACTACTTCGACGTGGCGGACCGCTCCGACGGCAAGACGGACGGGAGGTGGCGGGGCCACGACATCGCCGCCCAGCAGGGCGGGTTCCACACGCCGGCGCGGATCCCCTTCCAGACCGCGGCGATCCAGAAGGTCGTCACCCAGGAGGGGTTCGGGCACCACGACAAGCCGGACCTGCTGTTCCTGAACTACAAGATCATCGATGAGATCGGCCACCTGTACAGCGCGTCGAGCGGCGAGATGCACGACACCATCGGCGTGCAGGACGCGTATCTGGCCTCGTTCATCGCCTTCCTGAACGAGCAGGTCGGGTCGGGGAAGTGGGCGCTGCTGGTTACGGCCGACCACGGGCACACGGCCGCGCCGTCGGTGAGCGGCGGAATCCCCATCCGGGAGTCCGGGCTGCACTCGGGGCTGATCTCACGCTTCGACAACGACGGCGACGGCGTGGTGGCGTTCCCGAAGCTCCGCCCCATCTGGCTGAACGTCAACCAGCAAGAGATCCAGGCCAACGGCCACACGCTGGAGAACGTGTCCGACTACGTCAGCGGCTACAAGCAGGGCGGCCAGAAGGTCTTCGAAGCGGCCTTCGCCTCGTCGATCCTGTCCCACCTCGCCTGCGGCTGA
- the meaB gene encoding methylmalonyl Co-A mutase-associated GTPase MeaB, whose protein sequence is MDTTALVERILSGDRRAVARAISMVEDGAEGLAELSAGLYPHTGNAYTVGLTGSPGVGKSSLAAELVRTARAHDLSVAVLAIDPTSPFTGGALLGDRLRMQSHATDPAVFIRSMATRGHLGGMALAAPEAVRILDASGKQLVIVETVGVGQAEVEVAHATDTTLVVVSPGWGDAVQVAKAGILEIADVFVVNKADRDGAAEAARDIQSMLRMGQKLEWIPPVVRTSTVNGEGVDDLWDAIESHRKHQESSGTLEEKRRRRIVEEVKRMVGYRLEDHAAGFLSDGPLLEDLAEHRIDPYGAAAHTIQRILSPEA, encoded by the coding sequence GTGGACACGACGGCCCTGGTGGAACGGATCCTGTCGGGGGATCGGCGCGCGGTCGCCCGGGCCATCTCCATGGTGGAGGACGGTGCCGAGGGGCTGGCCGAGCTCTCCGCCGGCCTGTACCCGCACACCGGCAACGCCTACACGGTCGGCCTGACCGGCTCCCCCGGGGTGGGGAAGTCCAGCCTGGCCGCCGAGCTGGTCCGAACGGCCCGCGCGCACGACCTGTCGGTGGCGGTGCTGGCGATCGACCCGACCTCGCCGTTCACCGGGGGCGCGCTGCTGGGGGACCGACTCCGGATGCAGTCCCACGCCACCGACCCCGCCGTGTTCATCCGGTCCATGGCCACGCGCGGCCACCTCGGCGGGATGGCCCTGGCGGCGCCGGAGGCCGTCCGGATCCTCGACGCGTCGGGGAAGCAGCTCGTGATCGTGGAAACGGTCGGGGTGGGCCAGGCCGAGGTGGAGGTGGCCCACGCCACGGACACCACGCTCGTCGTGGTCTCGCCGGGCTGGGGCGACGCGGTGCAGGTGGCCAAGGCCGGGATCCTGGAGATCGCCGACGTGTTCGTGGTGAACAAGGCCGACCGGGACGGAGCGGCCGAGGCGGCCCGGGACATCCAATCCATGCTCAGGATGGGCCAGAAGCTCGAGTGGATCCCACCGGTGGTGCGGACGTCGACGGTGAACGGCGAGGGCGTCGACGACCTGTGGGACGCCATCGAGTCCCACCGCAAGCACCAGGAGTCCTCGGGAACGCTGGAGGAGAAGCGGCGGCGCCGGATCGTGGAGGAGGTCAAGCGGATGGTGGGATACCGGCTGGAGGACCACGCCGCCGGATTCCTGTCCGACGGCCCCCTGCTCGAGGACCTGGCCGAGCATCGCATCGACCCCTACGGTGCAGCGGCACACACGATCCAGCGCATCCTGTCCCCGGAAGCCTGA
- a CDS encoding SCP2 sterol-binding domain-containing protein: MPVFPSEEWFQQYVQRVNESKEYKEAAATWEGDVAYVVEPEPDKGVPDEIWAWLDLWHGDCRGGGIVTAEKGEQAKFIIRAPYSRWKEVIKKELDPVKGMMQGKLKLKGDLPTIVRYVKAANELVNLAQTVPTEFADEAAS, encoded by the coding sequence ATGCCGGTGTTCCCGAGCGAGGAATGGTTCCAGCAGTACGTCCAGCGGGTCAACGAGTCCAAGGAGTACAAGGAGGCCGCGGCCACGTGGGAGGGCGACGTCGCCTACGTGGTGGAGCCCGAGCCCGACAAGGGCGTCCCGGACGAGATCTGGGCCTGGCTCGACCTGTGGCACGGCGACTGCCGCGGCGGCGGGATCGTGACCGCGGAGAAGGGCGAGCAGGCCAAGTTCATCATCCGCGCGCCCTACTCCCGGTGGAAGGAAGTCATCAAGAAGGAGCTGGACCCGGTCAAGGGGATGATGCAGGGCAAGCTCAAGCTGAAGGGCGACCTGCCCACCATCGTGCGCTATGTCAAGGCCGCGAACGAGCTGGTGAACCTGGCCCAGACCGTGCCGACCGAGTTCGCAGACGAGGCCGCGAGCTAG
- a CDS encoding alcohol dehydrogenase catalytic domain-containing protein codes for MKAVVYEDIQKVAVSDVPDARVEESHDAVVRVTTAAICGSDLHFYNGKAPLSPGDGIGHEGVGVVEEVGPDVEAFAPGDRVVIAFDIVCGHCWFCQHGQTALCDDFRSLGAGPFGGGLGGTQAQKVRVPYADFNLLRIPEGMEDERALFVGDILTTGYYGTAIAGIQPEDTVAVVGAGPVGFFAVQGALVHGAGRVVALDMEPDRLALAAKVGADTVNVRERNPQMALSDMTDGRGADVVIEAVGSTGAFETAVEVVRRGGTVSVVGMYVTESIEIPLGVYWTRTLKLLFSGICPVHTWWDRAMQAVEDGRIDPLPIISHTLPLAEAPHGYEIFERREATKVVLKP; via the coding sequence GTGAAGGCCGTCGTCTACGAGGACATCCAGAAGGTCGCCGTCTCCGACGTACCCGACGCCCGCGTCGAGGAGTCCCACGACGCCGTGGTCCGGGTCACCACGGCCGCGATCTGCGGCTCGGACCTGCACTTCTACAACGGCAAGGCGCCGCTCTCGCCGGGCGACGGCATCGGCCACGAGGGTGTGGGGGTCGTCGAGGAGGTGGGCCCCGACGTCGAGGCCTTCGCGCCCGGCGACCGCGTGGTGATCGCCTTCGACATCGTGTGCGGCCACTGCTGGTTCTGCCAGCACGGCCAGACCGCGCTGTGCGACGACTTCCGGAGCCTGGGTGCGGGACCGTTCGGCGGCGGGCTGGGGGGAACGCAGGCCCAGAAGGTCCGCGTGCCGTACGCCGACTTCAACCTGTTGCGCATCCCGGAGGGCATGGAGGACGAGCGGGCCCTGTTCGTGGGCGACATCCTCACCACCGGCTATTACGGGACGGCCATCGCCGGCATCCAGCCAGAGGACACCGTGGCCGTGGTGGGCGCCGGCCCCGTCGGGTTCTTCGCCGTGCAAGGCGCTCTGGTGCACGGCGCGGGGCGGGTGGTGGCGCTGGACATGGAGCCGGACCGGCTGGCCCTCGCCGCGAAGGTCGGGGCCGACACCGTGAACGTCCGGGAGCGGAACCCGCAGATGGCGCTGTCCGACATGACCGACGGACGCGGTGCCGACGTGGTGATCGAGGCCGTGGGGAGCACCGGCGCCTTCGAGACGGCGGTCGAGGTGGTGCGCCGAGGCGGCACGGTCTCCGTGGTCGGGATGTACGTCACCGAGTCGATCGAGATCCCGCTCGGCGTGTACTGGACCCGGACCCTGAAGCTGCTGTTCAGCGGGATCTGCCCCGTGCACACGTGGTGGGACCGGGCCATGCAGGCCGTGGAGGACGGCCGGATCGATCCTCTTCCCATCATCTCCCACACCCTCCCGCTGGCCGAGGCGCCGCACGGCTACGAGATCTTCGAGCGCCGGGAGGCCACCAAGGTGGTGTTGAAGCCATGA
- a CDS encoding cyclic nucleotide-binding domain-containing protein yields the protein MARIPAAFVRLLGSIPLFSGVSKKGLRALVTATDQVEVPPGKVIVREGDFDRDFFVIVSGSVRVSRNGRKLATLGPGDFFGEMALMCRRPRTATVAAESDTQLLLLGQRRFRVVVDHEPAIAHSIMEKMAERLRASERAISH from the coding sequence ATGGCCCGAATCCCGGCTGCGTTCGTGCGCTTGCTCGGCAGCATCCCGCTGTTCTCGGGCGTGTCCAAGAAAGGGCTGCGGGCGCTCGTGACGGCGACCGACCAGGTCGAGGTCCCCCCTGGAAAGGTCATCGTCCGGGAGGGGGACTTCGACCGGGATTTCTTCGTGATCGTGTCCGGATCCGTCCGCGTCAGCAGGAACGGACGCAAGCTGGCGACGCTCGGCCCCGGGGACTTCTTCGGGGAGATGGCCCTGATGTGCCGAAGACCCCGCACCGCCACGGTTGCTGCGGAGAGCGACACCCAGCTGCTCCTGCTGGGACAGCGGCGGTTCCGCGTGGTGGTCGACCACGAGCCGGCCATCGCCCACTCCATCATGGAGAAGATGGCCGAGCGCCTTCGGGCGTCCGAGCGCGCGATCAGCCACTAG
- a CDS encoding NAD-dependent protein deacylase — translation MERAAEAIAGGDVVAFTGAGISAESGIPTFRDPGGLWSRFDPDRFGTWEGLSREAMTRPDGLAEFLAALRRAMSDAKPNPAHHALATLERAGLVNAVLTQNVDGLHQEAGSEQVVEIHGSLLERRCLACGCAERVPRREFLAGLDHAIRGLRTAFVPSLLSLLPRCANCDAPTRPGTVAFGEQVRDFERAEGLAGRCRTMLVVGTSGEVEPAAGLPRRARELGALVIHVGPGPTWVTADVEITAPAGRVLPELAARALAATRAAGRSNWNPADAPWFTRE, via the coding sequence GTGGAACGGGCGGCGGAGGCCATCGCCGGCGGGGACGTCGTGGCCTTCACCGGAGCCGGGATCTCCGCCGAGTCCGGGATCCCCACGTTCCGCGACCCCGGCGGGCTGTGGAGCCGCTTCGATCCCGACCGCTTCGGGACGTGGGAGGGACTGTCCCGGGAGGCCATGACCCGCCCGGACGGGCTGGCGGAGTTCCTGGCGGCGCTGCGCCGAGCCATGTCCGACGCGAAGCCGAACCCCGCCCACCACGCCCTGGCCACGCTGGAGCGGGCCGGGCTGGTGAACGCCGTCCTCACCCAGAACGTGGACGGGTTGCACCAGGAGGCCGGCAGCGAGCAGGTGGTGGAGATCCACGGGTCGCTCCTGGAGCGGCGCTGTCTGGCCTGCGGGTGCGCCGAGCGGGTCCCCCGCAGGGAGTTCCTGGCCGGGCTGGACCACGCCATCCGGGGTCTGCGAACCGCGTTCGTCCCCAGCCTGCTGTCGCTTCTCCCTCGGTGCGCGAACTGCGACGCCCCGACCCGGCCGGGGACGGTCGCGTTCGGCGAACAGGTCCGTGACTTCGAGCGAGCCGAGGGCCTGGCCGGGCGATGCCGGACCATGCTGGTGGTGGGGACCTCCGGCGAGGTCGAGCCCGCGGCGGGGCTGCCCCGAAGGGCCCGCGAGCTGGGCGCGCTGGTGATCCACGTCGGCCCCGGCCCGACCTGGGTCACCGCCGACGTGGAAATCACCGCGCCGGCCGGCCGGGTCCTTCCCGAGCTGGCCGCGAGGGCGCTGGCGGCCACCCGCGCGGCGGGCCGTTCGAACTGGAACCCCGCCGACGCCCCGTGGTTTACTCGCGAGTAG